One Punica granatum isolate Tunisia-2019 chromosome 3, ASM765513v2, whole genome shotgun sequence genomic window carries:
- the LOC116199893 gene encoding UDP-galactose/UDP-glucose transporter 3, whose protein sequence is MEAHGAGLSRVLVLAFCVAGIWSAYIYQGVLQETLSTKRFGPDGKRFEHLSFLNLAQNVVCLVWSYIMIKMWSRSSGGAPWWTYWSAGITNTIGPAMGIEALKYISYPAQVLAKSSKMIPVMLMGTLVYGIRYTIPEYICTFLVAGGVSMFALLKTSSKTISKLAHPNAPLGYGLCFLNLTFDGFTNATQDSIKARYPKTSAWDIMLGMNLWGTIYNLIYMFGWPHGIGYEAINFSKQHPEVAWDIFLYCLCGAVGQNFIFLTISRFGSLANTTITTTRKFVSIVISSLLSGNPLSTKQWGCVAMVFSGLSYQIYLKWRKLQRMQKKRKSM, encoded by the exons ATGGAGGCTCACGGTGCAGGGCTCAGCCGCGTCCTGGTGCTGGCATTCTGCGTCGCCGGTATCTGGTCGGCCTACATCTACCAAGGAGTTCTTCAGGAGACCCT GTCTACCAAGCGGTTTGGCCCCGATGGGAAGAGATTCGAGCATCTCTCTTTCTTAAACTTGGCTCAGAATGTTGTCTGTCTGGTCTGGTCATACATAA TGATAAAGATGTGGTCCAGGAGCTCGGGTGGAGCCCCGTGGTGGACATACTGGAGTGCCGGCATCACGAACACAATTGGACCGGCAATGGGTATTGAGGCGTTAAAGTACATCAGTTACCCTGCTCAG GTCCTAGCAAAATCCTCGAAGATGATTCCTG TGATGCTGATGGGAACTCTAGTTTATGGTATACGATACACCATTCCCGAGTACATTTGCACTTTTCTTGTTGCTGGAGGGGTTTCTATGTTTGCACTTCTAAAG ACCAGTTCAAAGACCATCAGCAAGTTGGCTCATCCAAATGCACCTCTAGGTTATGGGCTTTGCTTCCTGAATCTCACATTCGATGGTTTCACAAATGCTACTCAAGATTCAATCAAAGCAAG ATACCCAAAGACGAGTGCCTGGGATATAATGTTGGGCATGAATCTGTGGGGCACCATATACAACCTCATCTACATGTTTGGGTGGCCTCATGGGATCGGCTATGAGGCAATTAACTTTAGCAAGCAGCATCCTGAAGTGGCCTGGGACATCTTCCTTTACTGTCTCTGTGGAGCAGTGGGTCAGAATTTCATCTTTCTAACTATTAGCCGGTTCGGCTCTCTTGCTAACACCACCATCACCACCACCCGGAAGTTTGTGAGCATTGTAATCTCCTCTCTATTGAGCGGCAACCCTCTGTCAACGAAACAGTGGGGATGCGTCGCAATGGTCTTCTCTGGGCTCTCCTACCAGATCTATCTCAAGTGGAGGAAGTTGCAGAGAAtgcagaagaagaggaaatcCATGTAA